The genomic window TATTCAGGCCAACAATACCAGGGTCTTTGATTTGCTGGACAAGGCTATTCAGGCCAACAATACCAGGGTCTTTGATTTGCTGGACAAGGCTATTCAGGCCAACAATACCAGGGTCTTTGATTTGCTGGACAAGGCTATCAATGCGAATAACAGGAGAATCTTTGACCTGCTGGAGAAAGCCATCGACGCGAACAATGACACGGTCTTTGATTTGCTGCACAAGGCCATGGCGTGGAATAATCCCACCGTTTTTCGTTTGATGGACAGCAGATATGGATCTATATTCGGAAAGCTAGTGTTAGCCTTTCACGGCTTAATCGGAAGATAAAGCATAGGACTCAAACTCATGAGGGAGGTTTGAAGTGGACGCGCTACCGTTAGTATCGGTTATTACTCCTGCGTATAACAGGGCTTCATTTCTGGGTGAGACCATTGAAAGCGTTCTCTCTCAGGATTATCCGTGTATCGAATATATAGTCCTGGATGACGGCTCAAAGGACAATACCCGAGATGTGCTTGTGAAATACGGGGATCGCATCCGCTGGGAATCCCATGTAAACATGGGTGAAGCAAGGACTGTCAACAGGGGCTTTGAAATGGCCAAGGGGGAGATACTTTGTGTCGTAAACTCGGATGATCCTCTTTTTCCGGGTGCCGTGAGTACTGCCGTCGCTTTTATGCAAAGTCGGCCGGAAATCCTCGTAGCCTATCCTGACTGGGACTATATCGCACCGGATTCCCAGTCACTCGGCCACGTGCAGGTTCCTGAGTACGATTTTCTTTTCATGGTCGCTCATCATAAGTGTATTGTCGGACCAGGGGCTTTTATCAGAAGAAAAGCGGTTGAACTGATAGGAGGGCGCGACCCCGCATTTAAATATGTTGGAGACTTCGAATTCTGGTTGAGGCTCGCACTCAAAGGTCCATTTGGACGTATTCCGAAAACTCTTGCTACGTTCAGGATCCATCCGACGTCAGCTTCTTTGGCAATGAAAAGCGCTGAAATGGCGAGAGAGGATATCAGAATGATAAGAAAGTTCTATTCTCGGACTGATTTGCCCCCTGAGATTCTCAACATAAAAAACATTGCATTCAGTTCGGCGCACCTTCACGCGAGTCGGGTGTCAGGTCCTGCCCGTTTCCATTCGCTCATGCATTTCATTGCGTTTATGGCCTATTCTCCTCGCAATTTAGTGTCGGAATATCCGGCTGCGGTCGCGCGGCTTCGTCCCGACTTTTATGGTAGAGGAATAAAGAATCTCCTTGGGCGCGTGATCCACCAAGTAGTCTCGACCATGCCCTTTGTCCGCAGATAGCCATCCTTCCTTATGCCGAGAGTAAGCGTAATCATCCCGACCTATAACCGGGCCGCCATGATTAAGAGGGCGGTCGCAAGCGTACTTCAGCAGACCTACACGGATTTTGAGGTAATTGTCGCAGATGATGGATCGAACGATGACACCGGCGACTCACTGCGTCACTTATCGGAAAAAGTGAAATATGTTTTCCTTGAGCATGGCGGGAGGTCTTACGCTCGTAACCATGCCCTCCGTCTGGCTACCGGTACTTACATCGCCTTCCTTGATTCCGACGATGAGTTCTTCCCCCACACGCTGGGAACTCAAATCGAGCAGCTCGAAAAAAATCTGGATTACGGCATGGTTTACGGTCAGGCTATTTGTGTGAATGAGCAGGGAGAGCAGATCACCATTTACCCAGCCGACGCGTCAGGCTGGATATATGATCGAGTAGCTTTTTACATTCCACTCACTATCATACTGCCTACAGTCATGGTGAGAAAATCGGTCCTGGATCGAGTAGGGGGCTTCGACGAAAAGATGGAACGATTCGAAGATACCGATATGTGGCGCAGAATTTCAAAAAGATACAAAATCGGAGCGATCCAACAACCCCTCTGCAAAATCCTTACTCATGCGGGTAACGCGCTGGGAGACCCGGCAGTAGAACTGAGGAACGTCAAGTACTACATAGACAAGGTTCTCAGGGAGGATAAGGACGCCGGCACGTCTTTCAAAAGAAAGGGTGCCGCAAATCTCTTTCATCACTATGGTGTCGCTGTATGGCATAAGGAGGATTGCTACGGGGGCCCTTCGATACGGTTCGCCCTTTACGCGCTCCGCTACTGGCCGTTCGAAACGCAGTACTACCACTTACTTCTCCCGCTGCGTTTCTGGAAGTCACGTTCCGCATTTCTCCTCACTCTACTGCGCAGGTTACGGATGGCATTTCACTTCGTTGTTGGCCAACTAAAGCTGCACGGTTCCACTCTACGGCTACTGGTGACCGACCCGAAAGAATTTTTGAGGCGCCTGAAGAAAAGGCTCGGCTCATTGATCTGATGCATCACCGTTGAAAAATGAATACATGAGGCCCCACCACATGGTACTGACAAGCCGTGGAGATCAGAAAGCTCTTTCGTTAGCCAACGTAATCACACCAGCTAATTATCGGGAAAACGCAACCACCAGAAAACAAAGTCGATAGCGATGGATACGTGTCGGTCCATCAT from Syntrophorhabdales bacterium includes these protein-coding regions:
- a CDS encoding glycosyltransferase family 2 protein, whose protein sequence is MDALPLVSVITPAYNRASFLGETIESVLSQDYPCIEYIVLDDGSKDNTRDVLVKYGDRIRWESHVNMGEARTVNRGFEMAKGEILCVVNSDDPLFPGAVSTAVAFMQSRPEILVAYPDWDYIAPDSQSLGHVQVPEYDFLFMVAHHKCIVGPGAFIRRKAVELIGGRDPAFKYVGDFEFWLRLALKGPFGRIPKTLATFRIHPTSASLAMKSAEMAREDIRMIRKFYSRTDLPPEILNIKNIAFSSAHLHASRVSGPARFHSLMHFIAFMAYSPRNLVSEYPAAVARLRPDFYGRGIKNLLGRVIHQVVSTMPFVRR
- a CDS encoding glycosyltransferase family A protein, with product MPRVSVIIPTYNRAAMIKRAVASVLQQTYTDFEVIVADDGSNDDTGDSLRHLSEKVKYVFLEHGGRSYARNHALRLATGTYIAFLDSDDEFFPHTLGTQIEQLEKNLDYGMVYGQAICVNEQGEQITIYPADASGWIYDRVAFYIPLTIILPTVMVRKSVLDRVGGFDEKMERFEDTDMWRRISKRYKIGAIQQPLCKILTHAGNALGDPAVELRNVKYYIDKVLREDKDAGTSFKRKGAANLFHHYGVAVWHKEDCYGGPSIRFALYALRYWPFETQYYHLLLPLRFWKSRSAFLLTLLRRLRMAFHFVVGQLKLHGSTLRLLVTDPKEFLRRLKKRLGSLI